Proteins from a genomic interval of Zingiber officinale cultivar Zhangliang chromosome 2A, Zo_v1.1, whole genome shotgun sequence:
- the LOC122042940 gene encoding SEC12-like protein 1 isoform X1, translated as MEGDDTAGPATCAAWIRGPDKRLLVVMGRARNRSCPPVIDILEFDAETASLSSDPLARLVIGDEEGGDPLGFAVHPSGDEFVCSTVSGCRLYDLDYHNWSIKMAKDLPAIQSIGTQKCLAFSTDGLKFAVGGEDGHLRIFHWPTLNLLLDEPKAHKSFRDMDISLDSEFLVSTSTDGAARIWKITEGAPLVSLTRTADEKIECCRFSRDGTKPFLFCTVQKGSKVVTTVWDMSTWNRIGYKKLIGKPISVLSISLDGKYLGLGTKDGDMCVVEVKTMSISHLSKKLHLGTPITLLEFAPKGRVVISTSTQWGFKLTKLNVPADWKEWQIYLVLVGLFLASLVLFYIFYETSDSFWNFPLGKNQPGRFPTAAFTDPQPSEDGPW; from the exons ATGGAGGGCGACGACACGGCAGGGCCGGCGACGTGCGCGGCGTGGATCCGGGGACCGGATAAGCGGCTGCTGGTGGTGATGGGGAGGGCGAGGAACCGCTCCTGCCCTCCCGTGATCGACATCCTCGAGTTCGACGCCGAGACCGCTTCCCTCTCCAGCGATCCCCTG GCGAGGCTCGTGATCGGGGATGAGGAGGGAGGCGATCCACTGGGGTTCGCGGTGCACCCTAGCGGGGATGAGTTCGTTTGCTCCACTGTCAGCGGCTGCAG ATTGTATGACTTAGATTATCACAATTGGAGTATAAAAATGGCCAAAGATCTTCCTGCTATCCAGTCCATTGGCACTCAGAAATGTTTGGCGTTTAGTACGGATGGTCTGAAATTTGCTGTTGGTGGAGAA GATGGACATCTTAGAATATTTCATTGGCCAACCTTGAATTTGCTCTTGGATGAGCCAAAAGCTCATAAATCTTTTAGAGATATGGATATCAG CTTGGATTCCGAATTCTTAGTTTCGACATCTACTGATGGCGCTGCAAGAATATGGAAGATAACTGAAGGTGCTCCACTTGTCTCATTGACTCGCACTGCA GATGAGAAGATTGAGTGTTGCCGATTTTCTAGAGATGGAACCAAACCTTTCCTATTTTGCACTGTCCAGAAAG GTAGTAAAGTGGTAACTACAGTGTGGGATATGAGTACATGGAACAGAATTGGCTATAAGAAGCTGATAGGAAAGCCTATTTCTGTTCTTTCAATTAGCTTGGATGGGAAATACCTTGGACT TGGAACCAAAGATGGTGATATGTGCGTAGTTGAAGTAAAGACAATGTCAATCTCTCACTTGAGTAAGAAGCTTCATCTTGGCACTCCCATTACGTTGCTGGAATTTGCTCCCAAAGGAAG GGTTGTTATTTCTACTTCAACCCAATGGGGGTTCAAGCTTACCAAACTCAATGTGCCTGCAGATTGGAAGG AGTGGCAAATCTACTTGGTATTAGTGGGCCTCTTTCTTGCTTCGCTAGTTttgttttatatattttatgagaCTTCTGATTCATTCTGGAACTTCCCTCTTGGAAAAAACCAACCTGGAAGATTTCCAACCGCAGCCTTCACCGATCCTCAACCTTCAGAAGATGGTCCTTGGTGA
- the LOC122042940 gene encoding SEC12-like protein 1 isoform X2, whose product MRREAIHWGSRCTLAGMSSFAPLSAAAGDGFKKFGLYDLDYHNWSIKMAKDLPAIQSIGTQKCLAFSTDGLKFAVGGEDGHLRIFHWPTLNLLLDEPKAHKSFRDMDISLDSEFLVSTSTDGAARIWKITEGAPLVSLTRTADEKIECCRFSRDGTKPFLFCTVQKGSKVVTTVWDMSTWNRIGYKKLIGKPISVLSISLDGKYLGLGTKDGDMCVVEVKTMSISHLSKKLHLGTPITLLEFAPKGRVVISTSTQWGFKLTKLNVPADWKEWQIYLVLVGLFLASLVLFYIFYETSDSFWNFPLGKNQPGRFPTAAFTDPQPSEDGPW is encoded by the exons ATGAGGAGGGAGGCGATCCACTGGGGTTCGCGGTGCACCCTAGCGGGGATGAGTTCGTTTGCTCCACTGTCAGCGGCTGCAGGTGATGGTTTTAAAAAGTTCGG ATTGTATGACTTAGATTATCACAATTGGAGTATAAAAATGGCCAAAGATCTTCCTGCTATCCAGTCCATTGGCACTCAGAAATGTTTGGCGTTTAGTACGGATGGTCTGAAATTTGCTGTTGGTGGAGAA GATGGACATCTTAGAATATTTCATTGGCCAACCTTGAATTTGCTCTTGGATGAGCCAAAAGCTCATAAATCTTTTAGAGATATGGATATCAG CTTGGATTCCGAATTCTTAGTTTCGACATCTACTGATGGCGCTGCAAGAATATGGAAGATAACTGAAGGTGCTCCACTTGTCTCATTGACTCGCACTGCA GATGAGAAGATTGAGTGTTGCCGATTTTCTAGAGATGGAACCAAACCTTTCCTATTTTGCACTGTCCAGAAAG GTAGTAAAGTGGTAACTACAGTGTGGGATATGAGTACATGGAACAGAATTGGCTATAAGAAGCTGATAGGAAAGCCTATTTCTGTTCTTTCAATTAGCTTGGATGGGAAATACCTTGGACT TGGAACCAAAGATGGTGATATGTGCGTAGTTGAAGTAAAGACAATGTCAATCTCTCACTTGAGTAAGAAGCTTCATCTTGGCACTCCCATTACGTTGCTGGAATTTGCTCCCAAAGGAAG GGTTGTTATTTCTACTTCAACCCAATGGGGGTTCAAGCTTACCAAACTCAATGTGCCTGCAGATTGGAAGG AGTGGCAAATCTACTTGGTATTAGTGGGCCTCTTTCTTGCTTCGCTAGTTttgttttatatattttatgagaCTTCTGATTCATTCTGGAACTTCCCTCTTGGAAAAAACCAACCTGGAAGATTTCCAACCGCAGCCTTCACCGATCCTCAACCTTCAGAAGATGGTCCTTGGTGA